The following proteins are encoded in a genomic region of Thermomicrobiales bacterium:
- a CDS encoding enoyl-CoA hydratase-related protein — translation MSEEFGGGILHYEIRDGAAWLTLNRPEVRNALARELVEAIAEALEQAFSDDAARAIVLAGAGPVFCAGADVNQYRVASDRPEVVSDAVRLYNLLDRIATGPKPVIARVHKAAFGGAIGLVAVADLVVAAEGTRFSLSEARLGLVPAAIGPSFVRAVGPHHAKAAMLLAEPFGPDEALRIGLIQQVAAEDGLDGVIAEWMSQFAKNAPGSMRDTKTMVDVIAFGNLSPAQLREHCTELAADRRADPEGQEGMNAFLEKRQPRWSEIRS, via the coding sequence ATGTCTGAGGAATTTGGTGGCGGGATCCTGCACTATGAGATCCGCGACGGCGCGGCCTGGCTGACGCTCAACCGACCCGAGGTGCGCAACGCGCTGGCTCGCGAGCTGGTCGAGGCAATCGCCGAAGCGCTGGAACAGGCGTTCAGCGATGACGCGGCTCGCGCGATAGTGCTGGCGGGCGCAGGGCCCGTCTTCTGTGCTGGCGCAGACGTCAACCAGTATCGTGTGGCGTCAGATCGGCCCGAAGTCGTCAGCGACGCCGTGCGCCTCTATAACCTGCTGGATCGGATCGCGACCGGCCCGAAGCCGGTCATTGCGCGCGTCCACAAGGCAGCCTTCGGCGGTGCAATTGGCCTGGTGGCAGTGGCAGATCTCGTTGTCGCAGCCGAAGGCACACGTTTCTCACTCTCCGAGGCGCGGCTGGGGCTGGTACCGGCGGCGATCGGACCGTCGTTCGTGCGTGCGGTCGGTCCGCATCACGCGAAGGCGGCGATGCTGCTCGCCGAGCCATTTGGTCCCGACGAGGCGCTGCGGATCGGACTGATTCAGCAAGTAGCTGCCGAAGACGGGCTGGACGGCGTCATTGCCGAGTGGATGAGCCAGTTCGCCAAGAACGCGCCCGGCTCGATGCGCGACACGAAGACGATGGTCGACGTGATCGCGTTCGGCAACCTGTCGCCAGCGCAGCTTCGCGAGCACTGCACCGAACTCGCTGCCGACCGACGCGCCGACCCCGAGGGCCAGGAGGGCATGAACGCATTCCTCGAAAAGCGCCAGCCGCGCTGGTCGGAGATTCGTTCATGA
- a CDS encoding DinB family protein, whose amino-acid sequence MDARDIYREQIDDMVTMLTNQVSEVDDETLAKRPGGFLNPVGFIYWHILRIWDLDLNWTIKGGAPSEDAWHRGGYAEALGYNPDGKGGRGLGIGFGYTDAEVDELVHNGEVFARYRQQLVDETHAYLAEATDEELAREVTAMGNQVSVGSRLQHTVAHSWNHIGEIRMTKSMLGFQDPTTPPHN is encoded by the coding sequence GTGGACGCACGAGACATTTACCGCGAGCAGATCGACGACATGGTCACGATGCTCACCAACCAGGTGAGCGAAGTGGACGATGAGACGCTCGCGAAGCGACCGGGCGGATTCCTGAATCCGGTCGGGTTCATCTACTGGCACATCCTGCGCATCTGGGATCTGGACCTGAACTGGACGATCAAGGGCGGCGCGCCGAGTGAGGACGCCTGGCATCGCGGTGGCTACGCCGAGGCGCTGGGCTACAACCCGGATGGTAAGGGCGGTCGTGGCCTCGGGATCGGCTTCGGCTACACCGATGCCGAGGTTGATGAGCTGGTTCACAATGGCGAGGTCTTCGCGCGCTATCGCCAGCAGCTGGTCGACGAGACCCACGCCTATCTGGCCGAAGCGACCGACGAAGAGCTGGCTCGGGAAGTGACCGCGATGGGGAATCAGGTCAGCGTTGGATCACGCCTGCAGCACACTGTTGCGCACTCGTGGAACCACATCGGCGAGATTCGCATGACCAAGAGCATGCTCGGCTTCCAGGACCCGACCACACCGCCGCATAACTAA